From Gimesia panareensis, the proteins below share one genomic window:
- a CDS encoding class I SAM-dependent methyltransferase, with amino-acid sequence MTTSFAELTISPERTAAFENQLQQKINQGSLALMIALGYRMGLWKVLSQLDHATCQEIAAESGLNAVYVADWLSAMLGGGLIDYDPIFQTYRLPREHAEILTGSTQYEEALRWLPLLGKLEDELAACLSEGTALPEATGDRLLTAHKSEQSASFTNQLFQSILPLVPGLIMRLCEGLDVLDLGCGDGAALLELAAAFPESRFVGYDPSAELIEQARQSAVSRKLENVSFFQRDLTAIHAIDAFDLITAFDVNLDGNDQDQMLREVQSALRSDGLLLLRELALSRNRDENLQHPLSALLLSICGVRSLAGHAQSGKRRGKEALCLCLEAAGLGVLECHQLSQDVLHEYYIARQS; translated from the coding sequence AACCAGTTACAACAGAAAATCAACCAGGGGAGCCTGGCGCTGATGATCGCGCTGGGGTATCGAATGGGTTTATGGAAGGTCTTAAGTCAGCTGGACCATGCCACGTGCCAGGAAATTGCCGCTGAGTCTGGTTTGAATGCCGTGTATGTCGCTGACTGGCTGTCGGCCATGCTGGGAGGCGGGCTGATCGATTACGACCCGATCTTTCAGACGTATCGTCTCCCACGGGAACATGCAGAGATCCTCACCGGTTCAACGCAATACGAAGAGGCCCTCCGCTGGCTGCCCCTGCTGGGAAAACTGGAAGACGAACTCGCCGCCTGTCTGTCAGAGGGAACCGCGTTGCCTGAAGCTACAGGCGACCGCCTGCTGACCGCACACAAATCAGAGCAGTCAGCCTCATTCACAAACCAGCTCTTCCAGTCGATTCTGCCACTGGTCCCCGGTCTGATCATGCGGCTCTGTGAAGGTCTGGATGTGCTGGACCTGGGGTGCGGTGATGGCGCGGCACTCCTGGAACTGGCGGCCGCGTTTCCGGAAAGTCGCTTTGTCGGCTATGATCCCTCTGCGGAGCTGATTGAACAGGCGCGACAAAGTGCCGTCTCGCGGAAGCTCGAAAATGTGTCGTTCTTCCAGCGTGACCTGACAGCCATTCACGCCATCGATGCCTTTGACCTGATTACCGCCTTTGATGTGAATCTGGATGGAAACGATCAGGACCAGATGCTGCGGGAAGTGCAGTCGGCTCTCAGATCCGATGGCCTCCTGCTGCTGCGGGAGCTCGCATTGTCGCGCAACAGGGACGAGAACCTGCAGCATCCGCTGTCGGCCCTGCTGCTGTCGATCTGCGGTGTGCGGAGTCTGGCTGGTCATGCTCAGAGCGGCAAGCGTCGTGGTAAAGAAGCACTCTGCCTTTGTCTGGAAGCAGCCGGTCTGGGAGTTCTGGAATGCCATCAGTTGTCGCAGGACGTTTTGCATGAATATTACATCGCGCGACAGAGCTGA
- a CDS encoding HEAT repeat domain-containing protein, whose protein sequence is MASSITKTFDLLAQSRNSNAINALILALDVDDDLIREQAVFALLQQQSARGLVEVIRRYATHSPAIRKLLETHSKALDAAIRQCLLHGNRELQYCGLEFVRLNHDFRQIPALIDLFENKRLVNHQPDLATQTLRHLIGQLYEHFLDRSVDSVYSRSFLKNAKAIRREILSSLMKASEHLQEFDRPEEIMESLLILGNVDDAAIRKILWHSDPETRRLAEQVLRESKHVGVMQLICDFTGVSYPNTKALEALAERQDPEFIAHLLRWLPEHPSELQQTNFRQIGKIVWLDVEQQDFTKIPPVLQTAVIRLISLLELDLPSKKHAQRWMLQHGTPAAKEAAISILRNPDPTEVAEMVLENLDSEDPVQQAWATCQLRAQHVPDAMNLLIEKIDSPIEEVREAARKELASFDVDFVLEHFEGFNPQVCPSVGKLLLKLDPRCLLELSRAMAHPLKKRRIKAARCAQVLELHGELIPALAALTEDSDDLVRRTSAEILGTLSVPAARQALMPLLTDENTRVREVAVKILRVPEKTDSTAVSPESEKEE, encoded by the coding sequence ATGGCCTCTTCCATTACGAAAACCTTTGATCTGTTAGCGCAAAGCAGAAATTCCAATGCCATCAACGCATTGATTCTGGCTTTGGACGTCGACGATGATCTGATTCGAGAGCAGGCCGTCTTTGCACTGCTGCAGCAGCAGAGCGCCCGGGGGCTGGTGGAAGTCATCCGGCGGTACGCGACGCATTCCCCCGCCATTCGCAAACTGCTGGAAACGCATTCCAAAGCCCTCGATGCCGCCATCCGGCAATGCCTGCTGCATGGCAACCGCGAATTGCAATACTGCGGCCTTGAGTTTGTCCGCTTAAACCACGATTTCAGACAGATCCCCGCCCTGATTGATCTCTTCGAGAACAAAAGACTGGTCAACCATCAGCCCGACCTGGCAACACAGACACTCCGGCATCTGATCGGACAGTTGTATGAACATTTCCTGGATCGCTCGGTCGACTCGGTCTACTCGCGCTCGTTTCTGAAGAATGCCAAGGCGATCCGCCGCGAGATCCTGAGTTCCCTGATGAAGGCGTCCGAACACCTGCAGGAATTCGATCGGCCTGAAGAAATTATGGAAAGCCTGCTGATCCTTGGAAACGTCGATGACGCTGCGATCCGCAAAATACTCTGGCACTCCGACCCGGAAACGAGACGACTGGCCGAACAGGTGCTCCGGGAAAGCAAGCATGTCGGCGTCATGCAGCTCATCTGTGATTTCACCGGCGTCAGCTATCCGAACACCAAGGCGCTCGAAGCACTCGCAGAACGTCAGGATCCCGAGTTCATCGCACACCTGCTCCGCTGGCTGCCGGAACATCCTTCTGAACTGCAGCAGACCAATTTCAGACAGATCGGCAAAATCGTCTGGCTGGATGTGGAACAGCAGGATTTTACAAAGATTCCACCTGTCCTGCAGACCGCCGTCATTCGACTGATCAGCCTGCTCGAACTGGATCTGCCCAGCAAGAAACACGCGCAACGCTGGATGCTGCAGCACGGGACGCCTGCCGCTAAAGAAGCGGCCATCTCGATCCTGCGCAATCCCGATCCGACCGAAGTCGCTGAGATGGTCCTGGAAAACCTGGATTCCGAAGATCCGGTACAGCAGGCCTGGGCGACCTGTCAGCTCCGTGCGCAGCATGTACCCGATGCCATGAATCTGCTGATTGAAAAAATCGACAGCCCCATTGAAGAGGTCAGGGAAGCGGCCCGCAAGGAACTCGCCAGTTTTGATGTCGACTTCGTACTGGAACACTTTGAGGGATTCAATCCGCAGGTTTGCCCTTCCGTTGGTAAACTGTTGCTGAAACTCGATCCCCGTTGTCTGCTCGAATTAAGTCGTGCGATGGCACATCCCCTCAAAAAACGTCGTATCAAAGCAGCTCGCTGTGCGCAGGTACTGGAGCTGCATGGAGAACTGATCCCGGCCCTGGCTGCGTTGACCGAAGATTCGGACGATCTGGTTCGCAGGACCAGTGCTGAAATTCTGGGAACACTGTCTGTGCCCGCAGCCCGACAGGCGTTGATGCCTTTGTTGACCGATGAAAACACGCGCGTTCGTGAAGTCGCCGTCAAAATTCTGCGTGTCCCTGAGAAAACCGATTCGACTGCTGTCAGTCCTGAGAGTGAAAAGGAAGAGTAA
- a CDS encoding sugar phosphate isomerase/epimerase family protein, translating to MKPGYNTNGLAFHRWDDAIRLIAETGYTSVAITVDHYCLNPYAPDLPRQIVAMQEMLAEFQLSSVIETGARFLLDPRVKHEPTLVSPNPEERSRRIDFLKRCVDLAATLNSDAVSFWAGQLKEDLQREEALQRLAAGCREVIDHAAAQNVKLAFEPEPGMLIETLSDFTELLTLVDHPCFGLTVDIGHLQCMGELPISQHLLPWRERIFNIHIEDMQQGVHDHLRFGEGEIDFNDVFAGLRQIDYQGGLHVELSRHSHMAPEVLRESWSFLESCLKSA from the coding sequence GTGAAACCGGGATACAATACCAACGGCCTGGCCTTCCATCGCTGGGATGATGCCATCCGCCTGATCGCCGAGACCGGTTATACCTCTGTCGCGATCACCGTCGATCACTATTGCCTCAATCCGTATGCTCCCGATCTGCCTCGACAGATTGTCGCTATGCAGGAGATGCTCGCCGAATTCCAGCTCTCCTCGGTCATCGAAACCGGGGCCCGCTTTCTGCTCGATCCCCGGGTGAAACATGAACCGACCCTGGTCAGTCCTAACCCGGAAGAACGCAGCCGCCGTATCGACTTTCTCAAACGCTGTGTCGACCTGGCAGCGACCCTCAATTCGGATGCTGTCTCTTTCTGGGCCGGTCAACTCAAGGAAGACCTGCAGCGAGAGGAAGCTCTGCAGAGACTGGCGGCCGGCTGTCGCGAGGTCATCGACCACGCTGCGGCACAGAATGTGAAGCTTGCCTTTGAACCGGAACCGGGGATGCTCATCGAAACCCTGTCCGATTTCACAGAACTGCTCACCCTGGTCGATCATCCCTGCTTTGGTCTGACTGTCGATATCGGACATCTGCAGTGTATGGGAGAACTTCCCATCAGTCAGCATCTGCTTCCCTGGCGCGAGCGCATCTTCAATATTCACATCGAAGATATGCAGCAGGGCGTGCACGATCATCTCCGCTTCGGTGAGGGGGAGATCGACTTTAACGATGTGTTCGCGGGACTGAGGCAGATCGACTACCAGGGAGGCCTGCACGTCGAACTCAGTCGGCACAGCCACATGGCACCTGAAGTCCTCCGCGAATCCTGGTCTTTTCTTGAGTCCTGCCTGAAATCAGCCTGA
- a CDS encoding 3-keto-disaccharide hydrolase, whose product MKKYRSNTYFNAFTGLMAALVISSVLGTTAVYSGEKNTESAEGWIDLFNGKDLTGWQIAEGGPFEVKDGTIVVTGKRSHLFTKDEFKNFEFKADVMTTPGSNSGIFFHTKFQEEGWPKQGYESQVNVTHKDPVKTGSLYNRVKLFKTPAKDNEWWTQHIIVNGRHVIVKINDETVIDYTEPEGATGYPSLGEKGSFALQAHDPKSVVYYKNIKVKPLAD is encoded by the coding sequence ATGAAGAAGTACCGCTCGAACACTTATTTCAATGCATTCACCGGCCTGATGGCAGCGCTCGTGATTTCCTCCGTTCTGGGGACCACGGCTGTTTACTCCGGAGAAAAAAATACGGAGTCCGCAGAAGGCTGGATCGATCTGTTCAACGGCAAAGATCTTACCGGCTGGCAGATCGCAGAAGGGGGACCCTTCGAAGTCAAAGATGGGACGATCGTCGTGACGGGCAAACGTTCGCACCTGTTTACCAAAGACGAGTTCAAGAACTTTGAATTCAAAGCCGACGTCATGACCACCCCCGGCAGTAACTCCGGGATCTTCTTCCACACCAAATTCCAGGAAGAAGGCTGGCCAAAGCAGGGCTACGAATCACAGGTCAACGTGACCCACAAAGATCCGGTCAAAACCGGCAGTCTCTACAATCGTGTGAAACTCTTCAAGACACCTGCCAAAGACAACGAATGGTGGACCCAGCACATTATCGTTAATGGTCGTCACGTCATCGTCAAAATCAATGACGAAACCGTCATCGATTACACCGAGCCCGAAGGTGCCACCGGTTATCCTTCCCTGGGAGAAAAGGGCAGCTTCGCTCTGCAGGCCCACGATCCCAAGAGTGTGGTTTACTACAAGAACATCAAAGTAAAGCCACTGGCTGACTGA
- a CDS encoding vWA domain-containing protein has protein sequence MAQARDYSAFFTSLIVHAVILLGMGLIHHQLTSNEPEVAIETIFDDERDQAEFEQVLETNLEVSENLSVTSGGMVSTNVGASTAPAVSSQKIETSESLKEPEIKINAGEITAPGEDILGEDLGVGEVTGEVGAVVDGYGTAMSRISKELIRIMREEKILVVWLFDESGSMKDDQKEIADNFNKIYSELGIAAKKEKNTRDRDQTLLTSILSYGATVHVHTPKPTVDVKEVQDAIGKIPIDETGLENMCQTVAATIDKYNTMARKTDRRLCIVCVTDESGDDGAAVEEVITRAKRSKSPIYILGRESVFGYPYARQIWHDPVYNLPHWIQINRGPETAFPEALQYDGLHGRWDAFSAGFGPYEQVRIARETGGIFFVLPGKEQRLAGAGSNQDRQFRFQDMKEYQPLLLSRREYDATRSASKFRSSIWKVIVTLNPHLDKQLNVRELYYPIEKKEFYETGSKEVPKAIRAMGLLQKAVDILEEIEPLRAQEKSSRWRAAYDLTLAQCLAYRVRLFQYCLAMDQHAKNMPAPKKKISNVWNVRRRKEMLPPDPVQVKLTKVSPEELDKQLKKSEAQYKFVIKEHPGTPWAQRAQYELNLGFGMYFAEGFHDPRYKKIGKEIKVPKL, from the coding sequence ATGGCTCAAGCGCGAGACTATTCAGCTTTTTTCACTTCGTTGATCGTTCATGCCGTGATCCTTCTCGGGATGGGACTGATCCATCATCAGCTTACGAGCAACGAGCCCGAAGTCGCCATCGAAACCATTTTCGATGACGAACGCGATCAGGCCGAATTCGAACAGGTGCTCGAAACCAATCTCGAAGTCTCGGAAAATCTGAGCGTGACATCCGGCGGTATGGTCTCCACCAACGTCGGTGCCTCGACTGCTCCCGCGGTCTCTTCGCAGAAGATCGAAACCTCCGAGAGTCTCAAAGAACCCGAAATCAAAATCAACGCGGGCGAAATCACCGCCCCCGGCGAAGACATCCTCGGCGAAGACCTGGGAGTCGGCGAAGTCACCGGTGAAGTCGGTGCAGTTGTCGATGGATACGGCACCGCCATGAGCCGGATTTCCAAAGAGCTGATTCGTATCATGCGGGAAGAAAAAATTCTCGTCGTCTGGCTCTTCGATGAATCCGGAAGTATGAAAGACGACCAGAAAGAAATCGCCGATAACTTCAACAAGATCTACAGCGAACTCGGGATCGCTGCCAAAAAGGAAAAGAACACCCGTGATCGGGATCAGACCCTGCTGACCTCCATTCTCAGTTACGGTGCCACCGTTCACGTGCATACCCCGAAACCGACTGTGGATGTGAAAGAGGTCCAGGACGCGATCGGCAAAATTCCAATCGATGAAACAGGTCTGGAAAATATGTGCCAGACCGTGGCAGCGACCATCGATAAATACAACACGATGGCCCGTAAAACCGATCGTCGACTCTGTATTGTCTGTGTGACCGATGAGTCCGGCGATGATGGTGCCGCAGTCGAAGAAGTCATTACCCGGGCCAAACGGTCCAAGTCCCCGATCTACATCCTGGGACGAGAATCGGTCTTCGGTTATCCGTACGCCCGCCAGATCTGGCACGATCCCGTATATAATCTGCCCCACTGGATCCAGATTAATCGTGGGCCGGAAACTGCATTTCCGGAAGCCCTGCAATACGATGGACTGCACGGTCGCTGGGATGCCTTCTCCGCCGGATTCGGACCTTACGAACAGGTTCGTATCGCCCGCGAGACCGGGGGAATCTTCTTCGTTCTGCCCGGCAAGGAACAGCGCCTGGCCGGGGCCGGCAGCAATCAGGATCGGCAGTTCCGCTTCCAGGATATGAAAGAATATCAGCCTCTGCTGCTTTCACGTCGTGAATACGATGCGACCCGGAGTGCCAGCAAGTTCCGTTCTTCGATCTGGAAAGTCATCGTCACCCTCAATCCACATCTGGACAAGCAGTTGAATGTACGGGAACTGTATTACCCGATCGAAAAGAAAGAGTTCTATGAAACCGGCAGCAAAGAAGTTCCCAAGGCCATTCGTGCCATGGGGCTGCTGCAGAAAGCCGTCGATATTCTGGAAGAAATCGAGCCTCTGCGGGCGCAGGAGAAATCCTCTCGCTGGAGAGCTGCTTACGACCTGACGCTGGCGCAATGTCTGGCTTACCGCGTGCGACTCTTCCAGTACTGTCTGGCGATGGACCAGCATGCCAAAAACATGCCTGCCCCCAAGAAGAAGATCAGCAACGTCTGGAATGTCCGTCGCCGCAAAGAAATGCTGCCTCCCGATCCAGTCCAGGTCAAGCTGACCAAAGTCAGCCCCGAAGAACTGGATAAGCAGTTGAAAAAATCGGAAGCCCAGTATAAGTTCGTCATCAAAGAGCATCCCGGAACCCCCTGGGCACAACGGGCACAATATGAACTGAATCTGGGATTCGGCATGTACTTCGCCGAAGGATTCCACGATCCGCGATACAAAAAGATCGGCAAGGAAATCAAAGTTCCCAAGCTGTAA
- a CDS encoding vWA domain-containing protein, whose amino-acid sequence MSIANSTREVHVEEIVDVEHRSWLNMKEVPAWFISLGVHLLILFVLASITRITLLDSENAIISSIEELDDNVFKLDPTIQDVVGSAGDTEILAPSMAAAPVSAKEQQEALQDQLENDIEAPEPIFDDNVTQPAQEELTAAVEVTGETDRPGGVAGAIDRLTLEIAAAVKEKKMLVVWLFDVSPSVSQRRNEIADRFENVYKQLGILEAAESEDSLKTAVAAFGATTQFVTKDPVSDVKEVVSQIRSIKEDTSGDENVFSAVTQVSKRWLSYKRSSRRNMMVIVVTDEAGTDAVANLEETILLTKRNGIKCYVVGNASPFGQQEVITKFEIEPGVKVDAVSETGPETVMAERIKLPFWGQSDYDIRQISSGYGPYALTRLCAETNGIYFITEDTTPTFEAADMRAYHPDYISIRDYKMMLDKNMAKRALVQTATATRLSKRRLPQPTLEFAANTDNVLRQAVTAAQKPVSELDYGLNELQMMLEQGLKDRKKIKEPRWRANYDLALGRVLANRVRAYGYNTVLAEMKSNPKVFETKGNNAWRLVAAKDVRSSPSVRKLEKQAMELLNGVIDEHPGTPWAYLAAKELEKPLGWKWQEMKMNLDGSGNRVRKPNPRFEEEQRKKREALKKRGVNGNQPLKI is encoded by the coding sequence GTGAGTATTGCCAATTCTACCAGAGAAGTTCATGTCGAAGAAATTGTCGACGTAGAGCATCGCAGCTGGCTTAATATGAAGGAAGTCCCCGCCTGGTTTATCAGCCTGGGGGTCCACCTGCTGATTCTGTTTGTACTGGCAAGCATCACCCGGATTACGCTCCTCGATTCCGAAAATGCGATTATCTCGTCCATCGAAGAACTGGACGATAATGTTTTCAAACTCGATCCCACGATTCAGGACGTTGTCGGTTCCGCCGGCGATACCGAAATTCTGGCCCCTTCCATGGCAGCCGCCCCGGTCTCTGCGAAAGAGCAGCAGGAAGCGCTGCAGGATCAGCTGGAAAACGATATTGAAGCGCCAGAGCCAATCTTCGATGACAACGTGACTCAGCCCGCGCAGGAAGAGCTGACGGCTGCAGTCGAAGTCACCGGAGAAACCGACCGGCCTGGTGGAGTCGCCGGCGCCATCGATCGCCTGACACTCGAAATCGCAGCCGCCGTCAAAGAGAAAAAAATGCTCGTCGTCTGGCTGTTCGATGTCTCTCCTTCAGTCAGCCAGCGGCGTAACGAAATCGCCGACCGCTTTGAAAACGTCTACAAGCAGCTCGGTATTCTGGAAGCGGCCGAGAGTGAAGATTCACTGAAAACCGCTGTCGCTGCCTTCGGGGCAACGACCCAGTTCGTGACCAAAGACCCCGTCAGCGATGTGAAGGAAGTCGTCTCGCAGATTCGTTCGATCAAAGAAGACACCTCGGGCGATGAAAACGTATTCTCAGCCGTGACCCAGGTCTCCAAACGCTGGCTCTCGTATAAACGCTCCAGCCGCCGCAACATGATGGTGATTGTCGTGACTGACGAAGCAGGCACCGATGCGGTCGCGAATCTGGAAGAAACCATCCTGCTCACCAAACGTAACGGGATTAAATGCTACGTAGTCGGCAACGCCTCCCCCTTCGGTCAGCAGGAAGTGATTACCAAGTTCGAAATCGAACCGGGTGTGAAAGTCGATGCTGTCTCTGAAACCGGTCCGGAAACGGTCATGGCTGAACGCATTAAACTGCCCTTCTGGGGACAGTCGGATTATGACATTCGCCAGATCAGTTCGGGCTATGGTCCCTACGCCCTGACTCGTCTTTGTGCGGAAACCAACGGGATTTACTTCATCACCGAAGATACCACTCCCACCTTCGAAGCAGCCGACATGCGGGCTTACCATCCCGATTACATTTCCATTCGCGATTACAAAATGATGCTCGATAAGAATATGGCTAAACGGGCGCTCGTCCAGACAGCTACGGCAACCCGCCTCTCCAAACGGCGGTTGCCGCAGCCGACACTGGAATTCGCTGCCAACACGGACAACGTCCTGCGGCAGGCCGTCACTGCCGCGCAAAAGCCGGTCTCGGAACTCGACTACGGTCTCAATGAACTGCAGATGATGTTGGAACAGGGACTGAAGGATCGCAAGAAAATCAAAGAACCCCGCTGGCGGGCCAACTACGATCTGGCTCTGGGCCGCGTACTCGCCAATCGCGTGCGGGCCTACGGTTACAATACCGTCCTGGCGGAAATGAAAAGCAATCCCAAAGTCTTCGAGACGAAAGGGAACAACGCCTGGAGACTGGTGGCAGCCAAGGATGTCCGCTCCAGCCCGTCAGTACGAAAACTGGAAAAACAGGCGATGGAACTGTTAAACGGTGTCATCGACGAACATCCCGGAACCCCCTGGGCCTACCTGGCAGCCAAAGAGCTGGAAAAACCGCTGGGCTGGAAGTGGCAGGAAATGAAAATGAACCTCGACGGCAGCGGGAACCGGGTCCGCAAACCAAACCCACGTTTTGAAGAAGAGCAACGTAAGAAGAGAGAAGCTCTCAAAAAACGGGGGGTCAACGGAAACCAGCCACTGAAGATCTGA
- a CDS encoding DUF456 domain-containing protein yields MSFEWLNDWLPFTFYYLMALLLFLVNLTSWASILFLIPGNWIMVFVSALFYLFMPEHDGTGLSQTVIVIAIVLAGLGEVVEALGSSAGAAKKGASRRAMILALVGTFLLSIVGATVGTPVFPPVGTVLGAIVGGSVGAYLGAYVGEIWKGNLEVDRMEIGRAAFVGRLLGVVGKLAIGVVILVMITIDSLI; encoded by the coding sequence ATGTCCTTTGAGTGGCTGAACGACTGGCTCCCTTTCACTTTTTATTACCTGATGGCGCTGTTGCTGTTTCTCGTGAACCTGACCTCCTGGGCCTCGATTCTGTTCCTGATTCCCGGCAACTGGATCATGGTATTTGTGTCGGCCCTGTTTTACCTGTTCATGCCGGAGCACGACGGAACAGGGTTATCACAGACCGTGATCGTGATCGCCATCGTCCTGGCGGGACTGGGCGAAGTAGTCGAAGCGCTGGGCAGTTCTGCGGGCGCAGCGAAGAAAGGGGCGAGCCGTCGCGCCATGATTCTGGCGCTGGTGGGGACCTTTCTGCTGAGTATCGTCGGAGCCACAGTCGGGACTCCCGTGTTCCCCCCCGTGGGCACGGTTCTGGGAGCGATCGTCGGTGGTTCGGTTGGTGCGTACCTGGGTGCGTACGTGGGAGAAATCTGGAAAGGGAACCTCGAAGTGGACCGGATGGAAATCGGCCGAGCCGCGTTTGTCGGTCGACTGCTGGGCGTGGTCGGCAAGCTGGCGATCGGCGTTGTGATCCTGGTGATGATCACCATCGATTCACTGATCTGA
- a CDS encoding DUF1559 domain-containing protein, producing MQVSVRRNRGFTLIELLVVIAIIAILIALLLPAVQQAREAARRSQCRNNLKQLGLAFHNYHDNFLMLPTGYFQKSGYQSGWVARILPYIDQAPLYNSISSITGEINEITPWRSSSIGSRQEFTTPIKVILCPSSELGSTAPTHSSVSGDHGGLHYRGNGGSVDVGLKSGFSTSSHNYTTSGVMYPKCKTRLRDITDGTSNTFLLGELSSAANGWGGNTGWDDMVTWTWATYYYGSTSGYLMIDTKLVQYPIGSGLHSQYGVGWRSPHVGGTHMLLCDGSVRFLSESLSLDLLKSLATRGTGEVVGEF from the coding sequence ATGCAAGTATCTGTACGTCGTAATCGTGGCTTCACGCTCATCGAACTTCTGGTGGTGATCGCCATTATTGCTATTCTGATTGCTCTGTTATTACCCGCCGTCCAGCAGGCCCGGGAAGCGGCCCGCCGTTCCCAGTGTCGGAACAACCTGAAACAGCTGGGACTGGCCTTCCATAATTACCACGATAATTTCCTGATGCTGCCTACGGGGTATTTCCAGAAGAGCGGATATCAGTCAGGCTGGGTCGCTCGGATTTTACCCTACATCGACCAGGCACCGCTGTATAACAGCATCTCCTCGATTACCGGCGAGATCAACGAAATCACTCCCTGGCGCAGTTCGTCGATCGGTTCGCGTCAGGAATTCACAACGCCGATCAAGGTGATCCTCTGCCCCTCTTCCGAACTGGGATCCACTGCACCGACGCACTCGTCCGTTTCCGGAGATCACGGGGGGCTGCATTACCGGGGGAACGGCGGATCGGTTGACGTCGGACTCAAGTCCGGCTTCTCAACTTCGTCTCATAACTACACAACCTCCGGTGTGATGTATCCGAAGTGCAAGACGCGCCTCAGAGATATTACGGACGGCACTTCTAACACCTTCCTGCTGGGGGAACTCTCTTCCGCTGCGAATGGCTGGGGCGGAAATACCGGCTGGGATGACATGGTGACCTGGACCTGGGCTACCTACTACTACGGCTCGACCTCCGGTTATCTGATGATCGACACCAAACTGGTACAGTATCCCATCGGTTCCGGACTGCACAGTCAGTACGGTGTGGGTTGGCGCAGTCCGCATGTCGGCGGTACGCACATGCTGCTCTGTGACGGCAGTGTCCGCTTCCTGTCCGAAAGTTTGAGTCTGGACCTGTTGAAATCACTGGCCACACGCGGCACCGGTGAAGTTGTGGGCGAGTTTTAA
- a CDS encoding alpha/beta hydrolase → MRPDRLPFILLLFIPVTLLSEAAQAQQPRRGAPRWVQEHANVHRNLEYARVDDKPLLLDLYVPRDVKHPPLLVWIHGGGWRSGDKGRGGILVPLGLQNGYACASINYRLSGEATFPAQIHDCKAAIRWLRVHAREYGYDASRIGVGGSSAGGHLVALLGTSGGDKALEGTVGKHADQSSRVQAVVDMWGPTDFLQMDAHALPNARFKHNDPRSPESLLLGGPVLENKDKVAQANPITYIDKQDPPFLIIHGSKDPLVPVHQSHLLEAALKQANVPVQLNVVEGAGHGGREFNTPATNGQILKFLDQHVKQAVTEKPKR, encoded by the coding sequence ATGAGACCAGACCGACTGCCTTTCATCCTGCTGCTTTTCATCCCGGTAACCCTGCTGAGCGAAGCGGCACAAGCCCAGCAACCCCGCCGCGGCGCTCCCCGCTGGGTCCAGGAGCATGCGAACGTGCATCGAAACCTGGAATATGCGCGCGTGGATGACAAGCCTCTGCTGCTCGACCTGTATGTTCCCAGGGACGTCAAACACCCTCCCCTGCTCGTCTGGATTCACGGGGGCGGCTGGCGGAGCGGTGACAAGGGCCGCGGTGGTATTCTGGTTCCCCTGGGATTGCAGAACGGCTATGCCTGCGCCAGCATCAATTATCGACTGAGTGGCGAGGCGACTTTCCCGGCCCAGATCCATGACTGCAAAGCCGCCATCCGCTGGCTGCGGGTGCATGCCAGAGAATACGGCTACGACGCGTCCCGGATCGGCGTAGGAGGTTCCTCAGCCGGCGGTCACCTGGTGGCGCTGCTGGGAACCAGTGGTGGTGACAAAGCACTGGAAGGCACGGTCGGCAAGCATGCGGATCAGTCGAGCCGCGTGCAGGCGGTCGTCGACATGTGGGGGCCTACCGATTTTCTGCAGATGGATGCACACGCACTCCCCAACGCCCGCTTCAAACACAACGATCCCCGCTCTCCCGAATCGCTGCTGCTGGGAGGGCCGGTTCTGGAAAACAAAGACAAAGTCGCACAGGCGAACCCGATCACCTACATCGATAAACAGGATCCGCCATTCCTGATTATACATGGTTCAAAAGACCCGCTGGTCCCCGTGCATCAGAGTCACCTCCTGGAAGCAGCGCTCAAGCAGGCAAACGTTCCCGTGCAGTTGAACGTGGTTGAAGGAGCCGGGCACGGCGGTCGGGAATTCAATACTCCGGCAACGAACGGACAGATTCTCAAATTCCTGGATCAGCATGTGAAACAGGCGGTCACTGAAAAACCGAAGCGCTGA